From a single Bacillus sp. NEB1478 genomic region:
- a CDS encoding L-fucose isomerase — translation MKNKSTKRLVGDFPRVGIRPVIDGRRGGIRESLEEVTMNLAISVSDFLQKKIKYPDGSPLECVVADTCIGGVTEAAQAQEKFRLSGVDITITVTPSWCYPTETIDQDPLTIKAIWGFNGTERPGAVYLAAASSAHNQKGLPVFNIYGRDVQEMEDSSIPEDVQEKLLQFTKSAVGVSIIPGKSYLSIGSVSMGIAGCIVDEDFFKEYLGMRNEYVDMSELIRRMELNIYDEGEFQKALLWVKENCKEGQNVNPPELQRSPEQQEGDWQTVVKMTLIAKDLMIGNPKLAEKGFGEEALGRNAIASGFQGQRAWTDFMPNGDFMEAILSSSFDWNGIREPFVIATENDTLNGVTMLLGHLLTNAAQIFADVRTYWSPKAVERVTGQKLTGKAENGIIHLINSGPAALDGTGQQEINGKPAMKPHWEITEEEVGKCLDHTEWCQAVDFFRGGGFSTDYTTKGEMPVTMARINLVKGIGPVLQIAEGYTVELPDDVHDTLDKRTNATWPTTWFVPKLTGKGVFKDVYSVMYNWGSNHCALSYGHVGADFITLASMLRIPVSMHNVNEERIFRPSAWSAFGTDNLMEADYRACSAFGPLYKS, via the coding sequence ATGAAAAACAAGTCAACTAAAAGATTAGTAGGGGATTTTCCGAGAGTTGGTATTCGTCCGGTGATCGATGGGCGTCGGGGAGGCATACGCGAATCATTAGAAGAGGTAACAATGAATCTTGCAATCTCGGTCTCAGATTTTTTACAAAAGAAAATTAAATACCCAGATGGTTCACCATTAGAATGTGTCGTTGCAGATACATGTATCGGAGGGGTGACAGAAGCAGCCCAAGCACAGGAGAAGTTTCGGCTTAGTGGGGTAGATATTACGATTACCGTAACACCATCGTGGTGCTATCCGACTGAAACGATTGATCAAGATCCATTAACGATAAAAGCGATCTGGGGCTTCAATGGAACTGAGAGGCCAGGCGCTGTTTATCTGGCTGCTGCCTCTTCTGCTCATAACCAAAAAGGATTGCCTGTTTTCAATATATATGGACGTGATGTTCAGGAAATGGAAGACTCGTCTATTCCGGAAGATGTTCAAGAGAAACTGCTGCAGTTTACGAAGTCGGCAGTGGGCGTAAGTATCATTCCAGGAAAATCATATTTATCCATTGGTTCTGTATCCATGGGAATCGCGGGATGTATCGTGGATGAGGACTTTTTTAAAGAGTACCTTGGCATGAGAAATGAGTATGTGGATATGAGTGAACTGATCCGCAGAATGGAACTCAACATTTATGACGAAGGAGAATTTCAAAAAGCTCTTCTTTGGGTGAAGGAAAACTGTAAAGAAGGTCAGAACGTTAATCCACCTGAACTTCAGCGGTCACCTGAGCAGCAGGAAGGAGACTGGCAGACGGTTGTCAAAATGACGCTTATCGCAAAAGACCTCATGATTGGAAATCCGAAGCTTGCTGAAAAGGGATTCGGTGAGGAAGCTTTGGGGAGAAATGCGATCGCTTCTGGGTTTCAAGGACAGCGTGCTTGGACAGATTTTATGCCGAACGGTGATTTTATGGAAGCCATTCTTTCTTCATCATTCGATTGGAACGGGATTCGGGAACCGTTCGTCATCGCCACAGAAAATGATACGTTAAACGGAGTAACGATGTTATTAGGTCATCTTTTAACAAATGCTGCACAGATTTTTGCGGATGTAAGGACGTATTGGAGTCCGAAAGCCGTTGAACGAGTGACAGGACAGAAGTTAACCGGAAAAGCAGAAAATGGAATCATCCATCTGATCAACTCCGGACCAGCTGCACTAGATGGAACAGGGCAGCAAGAAATCAACGGGAAACCAGCCATGAAACCACATTGGGAGATCACGGAAGAAGAAGTTGGAAAGTGCTTAGATCATACAGAATGGTGCCAGGCAGTAGACTTTTTCCGAGGGGGCGGGTTTTCGACGGATTATACAACAAAAGGTGAAATGCCCGTAACGATGGCACGGATCAATCTTGTAAAAGGAATCGGACCTGTTTTACAGATCGCTGAAGGATATACTGTTGAATTGCCAGATGATGTTCATGACACATTGGATAAAAGAACGAACGCCACATGGCCGACTACTTGGTTTGTTCCGAAGCTGACAGGCAAAGGAGTTTTTAAAGATGTGTACTCGGTGATGTACAACTGGGGATCCAATCACTGTGCATTAAGCTATGGCCATGTCGGTGCAGATTTTATCACATTAGCATCGATGCTGCGGATTCCAGTATCCATGCACAATGTGAATGAAGAACGAATCTTCCGTCCAAGTGCGTGGAGTGCGTTCGGGACAGATAATCTGATGGAAGCCGACTATCGTGCATGTTCTGCGTTTGGCCCGTTGTACAAGTCATAA
- a CDS encoding LacI family DNA-binding transcriptional regulator: protein MTIKEVAREAGVSTATISRVLNNKGYMSADIREKVLKTVEKMNYQPNSIARSLKQDKSRSIGLVLPDMTNPYFMQMARQIQRKCLGAGYHLLIMDTEEDSSKEKESLNFLLEQRVEGIVLAGTGENVDKISKITVSGIQVILIDRQIKGLNLDVVAEDNEAIAENAITYLLEKGHQQIGIISGPPTVITAKERWSGAINAFEKAGKSMNPSFVYEGDFTRRSGIEGIKRLMKLEPQPTAVFSLNNEMTYGLYLGLQELGVELDSIEVVSIGDLEFSSLFKQKLTVIMQRPDEIGGIAGDLIFSRLKNEEKSIDKKILMPEMVKK, encoded by the coding sequence GTGACAATAAAAGAAGTAGCGAGGGAAGCCGGTGTTTCAACGGCTACCATCTCCCGCGTGTTAAATAATAAAGGCTATATGAGTGCAGATATAAGAGAAAAAGTGTTAAAAACAGTGGAAAAGATGAATTATCAGCCCAACTCAATTGCGAGAAGTCTGAAACAAGACAAGTCACGTAGTATCGGGCTGGTTCTTCCGGATATGACGAATCCCTATTTCATGCAGATGGCGAGGCAGATCCAGCGAAAATGCCTCGGTGCTGGCTACCATCTCCTAATCATGGATACGGAAGAAGACTCTTCAAAGGAAAAAGAATCGCTCAATTTCCTTTTGGAGCAAAGGGTAGAAGGGATCGTTCTGGCGGGTACTGGCGAAAATGTAGACAAAATCAGCAAAATCACAGTTTCCGGTATACAAGTCATTTTAATAGACCGCCAGATAAAAGGGCTGAATCTCGATGTCGTTGCAGAAGATAACGAAGCGATTGCTGAAAATGCGATAACATACTTATTGGAAAAAGGACATCAGCAAATCGGAATCATCAGCGGACCACCAACTGTCATTACGGCAAAAGAAAGATGGAGTGGAGCGATAAACGCTTTTGAAAAAGCAGGAAAGTCTATGAATCCTAGTTTTGTCTATGAGGGTGATTTTACGAGACGATCAGGAATCGAAGGAATCAAACGATTAATGAAACTTGAACCGCAGCCGACAGCAGTTTTTTCATTGAATAATGAAATGACATACGGCTTATATCTTGGTTTACAGGAGTTAGGCGTCGAATTGGACTCTATTGAAGTCGTTTCGATTGGCGATTTGGAATTTTCTTCTTTATTTAAGCAAAAACTCACCGTCATTATGCAGCGTCCTGACGAAATCGGAGGTATTGCGGGTGATTTGATCTTCTCCCGGCTGAAAAATGAAGAAAAATCGATTGATAAGAAGATTTTGATGCCGGAGATGGTGAAGAAATAA
- a CDS encoding DUF4362 domain-containing protein: MRYWVLLFVTICFLSACQKEDQVVSTKNEIKMGNSRIENGERLYHFSKSSADHQSDKIRITQYTKEGDPIYQDINYDGKTYKYKLDTTEDKFGVGEIRKTSCQMFHMEEKNNEMTAVLEQCGDALQIELFTLQYDSSKEGRFDFALKYGANLENVIDTNNAPMENKDKNIVLKNLVFINYQIREYEQDTCTTSKMKYDLTVWINEGKKHYKWSDCDKEEDAKDFTELAETIIQVYKNQ, from the coding sequence ATGAGATACTGGGTATTGCTCTTCGTAACTATATGTTTCTTATCCGCATGTCAAAAAGAGGATCAGGTTGTAAGTACAAAAAATGAGATCAAGATGGGGAACAGCAGGATTGAAAATGGAGAACGGTTGTACCATTTTTCAAAAAGCTCTGCCGATCATCAAAGTGACAAGATACGGATTACACAATATACGAAAGAAGGAGATCCGATTTACCAAGATATAAATTATGATGGCAAGACCTATAAATATAAACTAGATACAACTGAAGATAAATTTGGAGTCGGAGAAATTAGGAAAACATCGTGTCAAATGTTTCATATGGAAGAGAAAAATAATGAGATGACTGCGGTTTTAGAACAATGCGGTGATGCACTGCAAATTGAGCTCTTTACTTTACAATATGATAGTTCAAAAGAAGGCAGGTTTGATTTTGCACTTAAATACGGAGCGAATTTGGAAAATGTCATCGATACAAACAATGCTCCGATGGAAAATAAAGATAAGAATATCGTGTTAAAGAATCTAGTATTTATTAATTATCAAATTCGGGAATATGAACAAGATACATGTACGACATCTAAAATGAAGTACGATCTTACCGTATGGATAAATGAAGGAAAAAAGCATTATAAATGGAGTGACTGCGACAAGGAAGAAGATGCGAAGGATTTTACCGAATTGGCTGAAACGATAATACAAGTCTATAAGAATCAATAA
- a CDS encoding ribulokinase, whose product MGVKYSIGIDFGTESGRAVLVDMANGREITSSVTPYKHKVIDETLPDGTKLGSDWALQHPQDYFDVLYRSVPDVLEKAGISSNDVIGLGIDFTSCTMLPLDENLKPLCLDERWSSSPHSWVKLWKHHAAHVEADEVTKTAEEMNEPFLQKYGGKISSEWMFPKILQILKEAPELYEAADLFLEAGDWVTSQLTDQLVRSSCNSGYKGIWNRESGYPSKKYLKKLHPRLEDIPETKMRGDVLSIGSRAGVLNEEMAVSMGLAPGTPVAVGIIDAHSAVPAVGAVKPGQLVMAMGTSTCHIYLSDREEYIKGVSGVVKDGIIPDLYGYEAGQAAVGDIFGWYIDQAVPAYIEQQAKEKNLSVHQYLEEKASAYQPGQIGLLALDWWNGNRSILGDPNLSGLIVGLTLNTKPEEIYRALLEATAFGTRKIIETFEESGLEINEIFTCGGLPQVNQLLMQIYADVTNREMKIADSRHTPALGAAMFGAVAAGKGSGGYETIFEAAEYMARVKTERIKPIPKNVEIYDRLYEHYLKLHDTFGTENNMLHDLKKMSRS is encoded by the coding sequence ATGGGTGTCAAATATTCGATAGGTATTGATTTTGGAACAGAATCGGGAAGAGCAGTCCTTGTTGATATGGCAAATGGAAGAGAAATCACCAGTTCTGTCACACCTTACAAACATAAAGTGATAGATGAAACACTTCCCGATGGAACAAAGCTTGGAAGTGACTGGGCGCTTCAGCATCCCCAAGATTATTTCGACGTGCTTTACAGATCTGTTCCGGACGTTTTGGAGAAAGCGGGAATCAGCTCGAATGACGTGATCGGGCTTGGCATTGATTTTACATCATGTACGATGCTGCCTCTCGATGAGAATTTAAAACCATTATGCTTGGATGAAAGATGGAGCAGCAGCCCGCATAGCTGGGTAAAATTGTGGAAGCATCATGCGGCACATGTTGAAGCGGATGAAGTCACAAAAACGGCTGAAGAAATGAACGAGCCATTTTTACAAAAATATGGCGGAAAGATCTCTTCTGAATGGATGTTCCCGAAGATCCTACAGATTTTAAAAGAGGCACCTGAACTTTATGAAGCTGCAGACCTCTTTTTGGAAGCGGGTGACTGGGTTACATCACAGTTAACCGATCAGTTGGTACGAAGCAGCTGCAATAGCGGTTATAAAGGGATCTGGAATCGCGAATCAGGCTATCCGAGCAAAAAATATTTAAAAAAATTGCATCCTAGATTAGAAGATATCCCAGAAACAAAAATGCGGGGTGACGTATTATCGATCGGATCAAGAGCTGGAGTACTTAACGAAGAGATGGCTGTTTCAATGGGGCTCGCTCCAGGCACTCCGGTAGCTGTCGGAATCATTGATGCTCACTCAGCAGTACCGGCAGTCGGTGCGGTAAAACCAGGCCAGCTCGTGATGGCAATGGGAACTTCAACGTGCCACATCTATCTTTCGGATCGAGAAGAATATATAAAAGGTGTTTCAGGTGTTGTTAAGGATGGAATCATCCCAGATTTATACGGATACGAAGCAGGACAGGCAGCCGTTGGAGATATTTTCGGATGGTATATCGATCAAGCTGTTCCCGCATATATCGAACAGCAAGCAAAAGAAAAAAATCTATCTGTTCATCAATACTTGGAAGAAAAAGCAAGTGCTTATCAGCCTGGACAGATTGGACTTCTCGCATTGGATTGGTGGAACGGAAACCGGTCCATTTTAGGAGACCCGAATTTAAGCGGTCTGATCGTTGGATTAACGTTGAACACAAAACCGGAAGAGATCTACCGGGCACTGCTCGAAGCTACAGCTTTTGGGACGAGAAAAATCATCGAGACGTTTGAAGAGTCTGGACTTGAAATCAATGAAATTTTCACGTGCGGAGGTCTCCCGCAAGTCAATCAATTGTTGATGCAGATCTATGCTGATGTGACGAATCGGGAAATGAAGATTGCGGATTCCAGACATACGCCTGCATTAGGTGCCGCTATGTTCGGTGCCGTTGCGGCAGGAAAAGGCAGCGGAGGTTATGAAACCATTTTTGAAGCCGCTGAATACATGGCACGGGTAAAGACAGAAAGAATCAAACCAATACCAAAAAACGTTGAGATTTATGATCGCCTATATGAGCATTATTTGAAACTTCATGATACGTTTGGAACCGAAAATAACATGCTGCATGATTTGAAAAAAATGAGCAGATCGTGA
- a CDS encoding alpha/beta hydrolase, which yields MICSVSKGSLFYEIVGEGFPIVILHAMGTDHRSMKAWVEPIFEKITGYKRIYVDLPAHGYSQISNDLKSSDDIRQNLLDFIDYILPQQTFSIIGTSYGGYLAQGILNQRLEQIKGICLLSPALHMRNRVSPEKVVLARDEELLNQLDPNIRAGFETLMIYQDKKHFEYFLREIQPGRLLANREFLLSNWREKGYFFSEELFGEVDRVDQPALIVTGKQDSICSYKDPFVLLEKFQRASFVVLDEAGHMLQIEKRELVQELVSEWLIRVNHEKKG from the coding sequence ATGATTTGTTCTGTTTCTAAGGGGAGTCTTTTTTACGAGATAGTTGGTGAAGGTTTTCCGATTGTTATACTGCATGCGATGGGCACAGATCACCGGTCGATGAAGGCTTGGGTTGAACCAATCTTTGAAAAAATCACGGGCTATAAACGTATTTACGTTGATCTGCCTGCTCATGGTTATAGCCAGATTTCGAACGACTTGAAGTCTTCAGATGATATTCGTCAAAATTTACTAGACTTTATTGATTACATACTGCCACAACAAACTTTCTCTATTATCGGCACTTCTTATGGAGGATATTTAGCTCAGGGCATTCTTAATCAAAGACTGGAGCAAATAAAAGGAATCTGTCTGCTCAGTCCCGCCCTGCATATGAGGAATCGAGTTTCTCCTGAAAAAGTTGTCTTGGCTCGTGATGAGGAACTTCTAAACCAGCTGGATCCAAATATTCGAGCAGGCTTTGAAACATTGATGATCTATCAGGATAAAAAGCACTTTGAGTATTTTTTACGGGAGATTCAGCCTGGACGTTTGCTCGCAAACCGAGAATTTTTGCTCTCAAACTGGAGAGAAAAAGGTTACTTTTTTAGTGAAGAACTCTTTGGAGAAGTTGATCGAGTGGATCAACCCGCCCTTATTGTGACTGGCAAGCAGGATTCGATCTGCAGTTATAAGGACCCATTTGTCCTGTTAGAAAAATTTCAGCGGGCTTCTTTTGTGGTTTTGGACGAGGCTGGTCATATGCTGCAGATTGAAAAAAGAGAACTGGTACAGGAGCTTGTTTCGGAGTGGCTTATTCGAGTTAATCATGAAAAAAAAGGCTGA